The Vitis vinifera cultivar Pinot Noir 40024 chromosome 7, ASM3070453v1 genomic interval GGTGGATTGAAATTGAATGAACAAAAATAGcgatattttcatatttaattggGAAATTAACTGTCTCCAATAAATTTAGATTATCCAAACCATAATCAAGATTATTAACAAATAAACACCACTGCAAGAATAGAAAAAACGATCCAACGGTCTGACACGTCCCATGCCTTACAGGCTACAGGCTTAGCTATTGGGTGACACAACCAAAACGACAAACCGTCAACTCTATCTCAAGTATATTTATTTGAATCTGAAAAGTTCATATCTCTGTCGTCTTTCAAAGtataaaacaaaattccaatatttgaaaaaaaaataaaaaaaaagaaaaaagaaaaagagataaatGAAGCTCTAAATTGGGGATATTATGTATGGATAACCAACAAAACATTTGTTGAGTCCTAATCTCGCGCTCTCGGTCTGTCTGTTGATTGAGTCTAGGGTTTCGTCTCCATCCTCCGGAAAGGTACGGTATGtctttattattgttatttttttaatttttttttcttctaattcaaAGAGACATTAACCCagctggatttttattttttattttgttttaattttaatttttttatattttttttgggcatttttagtgtttggttcccggaaaagaGCGGGAGGAAGGAAAGGGAAATGCCTTGTAATGGCCTTCTTTGTTTGAGCCTTTTGAAGtattttccttccctttcccGGTCAAACAAGGGGATTAGGTcgtgttttttttcccctatttttgttttcttagagCATTTTAAATTTGGCTTCTCCTCGGCATTGTATTGAATTATAATGCAGGATTTTTATGCATTGCTTTGTGTTCAGAGCCCGTTTTCTGATCAAATGTTCAAACTGTAGGTTTTTTCCATTGTTCTAGAAAATTGGTTGATGTTTTTATATGGTGATAAATAATGGAGACCCAAAGAGTTGAATTTCTTTACTTATTTTTGAAGCTGTGGTCAGGAACAATCTGAAGCATAGCTATTTGCAAAAGGGTCTATAATTGGCAGGCAATAAAGAAAATAGGAGTTTCAATCTCTGAAATTTTCTGCCCGCCTGAATTTGAATACCCTTTTCACCTACTCATTGTAGATGATTTTGAGGGCAGGTCTTTGTAATGTACAATCTTTGCTACCTGGATTGGGTGAAGGGTTAATCCATATGATGAACACATTGAGCTTTGTTTTTGCAGTGGAAAAGTTAACCTAAAGAGTGGGAGGAGTggagaggaaagaaaaaaaatttagcttGAATGGATCAAATCTCCTCAAGGGAAAGAGATCTTGAAGTAGATCTTGGAAATTGTAGTGGAAATACTAGCGAGGAGGATGGAGGCAGGGACCCTGTTTTGGGCAATATACAGGCAAATAAACTATTTAGTAGGGTTGGCAGTGAGGTTTGGAATTTTGATGGATCAGTTAAGGATGAAAATGGtgtaaatttgataaaaaatttggtAAAATACGGCAACACTGCCGATGTGAATGTAGAGCTGTTGATAGACATCAGTTCAAGAGGGGAAGAGAGTCGAGAGAACAGCAATCTTGCAATGAAGCAATATGTGAATGAGAAGCATAAAAAGACAAATTCTAGAAAGCCTCCTAAGCCACCTCGACCTCCTCAAGGTCCTTTGTTGGATGCTGCTGACCAGAAATTTGTTAGGGAGATATCTGAGCTTGCAATGAGGAGGCGTGCTAGGATTGAGCGGATAAAAgagatgaagaaaaagaaagcagcCAAGGCATCGTCAATGAGCAGCAGCAGTTTATCTGCCATGATCATAACGTTTCTCTTTTTCATTATAATACTATTTCAAGGTATGGTTGCATTTTAGACATGAACTGGGaccttcctttttttccttctcgTTTCATTTTATGATTCATTTGCTTTAAGATTCATATGTCCCATGCATTCTCCAGTGCTCATATGATATAAGTACTGTGTATATAGTTTGAATAAACTGGATCCTCCCACATGGAAtggtaagaatttttttaattgtcatataaaagataaaaactaaTAGTGGCTAGCCACATGGTACCGTAAAATAACAGCATATGTTGTTATTTCATCAGGGTATTCACCCATTGCTGATCTGTTCTCAACTCTTTGCATTTCGATAAGTGTGTTATATCCAGTTTTTTTCTAtgatctttattttgttttaagcATTTCCATTTTATGGATAATGAGTTCTCTAATAAAGCTGATAGCTAGGAAAATGCCGATATTATAGGATTGCTCCAAATCCAAATTTTCTTACAAAATATTCTTGGGAATTAGATTTGATAAtcaaaattattgttattacgGAACTCTTTGTTGTCTGTCGTGTATTCATTATTATATGCTTTGTAATCTTGAGCTAGAACCATCTAATTACAGATCTTTTAAGGTTGTTGAGGACGcggaataattattttttcttgttattaAGCATCTGATGAAATTTCAGGTTTGTGATGATCCATTGTTGCTGGTTCATGCTACcacataaaaattcaaattttttcctGTCATTTTAGCTGTTATGTTTTTGGGGTTCATGTGAAACCTTTTTCTCTTGAGTTACTTGGCTTCCACTTCTCACAGAAAATTTGGGTTACGAACCATGGACATTCTTTTTTCATGAAACAGACCCTGATTTGTGCCTTGAAAAACTTTGCTCACAGGAATATGCTCCAGAGCCAGTTCACATGAGGGG includes:
- the LOC104879799 gene encoding uncharacterized protein LOC104879799 isoform X2 is translated as MDQISSRERDLEVDLGNCSGNTSEEDGGRDPVLGNIQANKLFSRVGSEVWNFDGSVKDENGVNLIKNLVKYGNTADVNVELLIDISSRGEESRENSNLAMKQYVNEKHKKTNSRKPPKPPRPPQGPLLDAADQKFVREISELAMRRRARIERIKEMKKKKAAKASSMSSSSLSAMIITFLFFIIILFQGICSRASSHEGFQGSPEPVVNSRKSLISVQYYKNLPPNESNEPGSNSLDSVEQQVSGLKKILHRVYG
- the LOC104879799 gene encoding uncharacterized protein LOC104879799 isoform X1, producing the protein MDQISSRERDLEVDLGNCSGNTSEEDGGRDPVLGNIQANKLFSRVGSEVWNFDGSVKDENGVNLIKNLVKYGNTADVNVELLIDISSRGEESRENSNLAMKQYVNEKHKKTNSRKPPKPPRPPQGPLLDAADQKFVREISELAMRRRARIERIKEMKKKKAAKASSMSSSSLSAMIITFLFFIIILFQGICSRASSHEGFQGSPEPVVNSRKSLISVQYYKNLPPNESNEPGSNSLECVFLYPLFLSWKIILNCVSMHYCYLKNLRYLRNRDNYLCLIFSPYFTLMQFSRTTGIRPQKNIA